From a region of the Streptomyces sp. NBC_01454 genome:
- a CDS encoding luciferase domain-containing protein, with protein MSLAQCALTQLAAWTDLTEAVPSCGRGRALCSPRGEIVHFHSEWQADLHLTARFIRRFESHLKRSTAVRLVPGSQWMTVRLDTGSDIQLLITLVSLALWAHGAWPVPDAARWPRCNDRYHQGKALSPEFLGGG; from the coding sequence ATGTCGTTGGCCCAGTGCGCACTGACCCAGTTGGCGGCATGGACGGACCTCACAGAGGCGGTGCCGAGCTGTGGGAGGGGACGTGCACTGTGCTCACCCCGCGGTGAGATCGTTCACTTTCACTCGGAGTGGCAAGCTGACCTGCATCTCACGGCCCGGTTCATCCGGCGGTTCGAGAGCCACCTCAAGAGGTCGACTGCGGTGAGGCTGGTACCCGGCTCACAGTGGATGACCGTACGCCTGGACACCGGCTCGGACATCCAGCTGCTCATCACCTTGGTGAGCCTTGCTCTGTGGGCCCATGGCGCGTGGCCGGTTCCGGACGCGGCGCGCTGGCCGAGGTGCAACGATCGTTACCACCAGGGCAAGGCGCTTTCGCCCGAGTTTCTTGGCGGAGGCTGA
- a CDS encoding three-helix bundle dimerization domain-containing protein produces the protein MTGVREEEAIRTVTERLKHVYSATRAPEDVETAVAQAHAAFGDRPVRDFVPVLTERRARAFLDEAEPRRRREV, from the coding sequence ATGACCGGTGTACGTGAGGAAGAAGCCATTCGGACGGTCACGGAACGCCTCAAGCACGTGTACAGCGCCACACGTGCTCCAGAAGATGTGGAGACGGCCGTCGCCCAAGCCCATGCCGCATTTGGCGACCGGCCCGTTCGAGATTTCGTACCTGTTCTTACCGAGCGCAGGGCACGCGCCTTCCTCGACGAAGCTGAACCTCGACGGCGGCGTGAAGTCTGA
- a CDS encoding Tn3 family transposase: MDKTMHLLALVDPVDDIYRRLVNRQLTVEESRHRLARAICHGSRGQFRQAYREGRETSSPPSAWSSTPWCCGTTRYLDAAVAQLRADGHDIKDEDVARLSLLKDRHIKYLGRYLFTIKAGGLGQGLRPFRDPDAPEDPDDGD; this comes from the coding sequence ATCGACAAGACCATGCACCTGCTCGCCCTCGTCGACCCGGTCGACGACATCTACCGCCGTCTGGTGAACCGGCAGCTGACCGTGGAGGAGTCTCGCCACCGCCTGGCGCGCGCGATCTGCCATGGGAGCCGGGGCCAGTTCCGCCAGGCGTACCGCGAGGGCCGGGAGACCAGCTCGCCGCCCTCGGCTTGGTCCTCAACGCCGTGGTGCTGTGGGACCACGCGCTACCTGGACGCCGCCGTCGCCCAGCTCCGCGCCGACGGCCACGACATCAAGGACGAGGACGTCGCACGGCTCTCCCTGCTCAAGGACCGGCACATCAAATATCTGGGCCGCTACCTGTTCACCATCAAGGCCGGCGGCCTCGGCCAGGGCCTGCGCCCCTTCCGGGACCCGGACGCACCTGAAGACCCTGATGACGGGGACTGA
- a CDS encoding cupin domain-containing protein, translating to MSYPEPRYLGERGQVSALFRPAPPQPDTGSGGTTISYVAKQENTNSEFGLYKIDMAPKAMGAAEHFHRTISESFYVLSGEVRLYNGERWVTGGEGDFLYVPPGGLHAFQNDSDDPVSFLLLFTPGASREEYFEKLAEYSQRSREELKAFRIRHDQYNTTDMLDD from the coding sequence ATGTCCTACCCAGAGCCCCGCTACCTCGGCGAAAGGGGCCAGGTCAGCGCACTGTTCCGGCCTGCACCCCCACAGCCCGACACCGGCTCGGGCGGCACCACCATCAGCTACGTGGCCAAGCAGGAGAACACCAACAGCGAGTTCGGCCTGTACAAGATCGACATGGCGCCGAAGGCCATGGGCGCCGCGGAACACTTCCACCGTACGATCTCCGAGTCCTTCTATGTCCTGTCCGGCGAGGTCCGGCTCTACAACGGCGAACGCTGGGTCACTGGAGGCGAGGGAGACTTCCTCTACGTACCACCCGGCGGGCTCCACGCCTTCCAGAACGACAGCGACGACCCGGTGTCGTTTCTGCTGCTCTTCACACCGGGAGCTTCCAGGGAGGAGTACTTCGAGAAGTTGGCGGAGTACTCACAGCGCAGCCGCGAAGAGTTGAAAGCCTTCCGGATCAGGCACGACCAGTACAACACCACCGACATGCTCGACGACTAG
- a CDS encoding alpha/beta fold hydrolase gives MPALAEHFTVIAVDQRGIGLTDKPKSGYDTRTLARDMVALMDTLGYQRFAVVGHDTGMPIAYALAADHPERVDRVAVAEAFLPAVTPSPPMIGSAQVNDRLWHIPFNRLTEVNEQLVRGREGIYFGWQFATKAVRKLPDYVVDYYARILASQHDALRGSFGWYRALDTTSAQDQQRKTHPLTLPVLAIGGAGSLGENVAGTMKLVAHDVRSKVIPGTGHWVAEEAPQEVLAALTTFLAPYRDRGRNTHPQPAATLGK, from the coding sequence ATGCCGGCACTGGCGGAACACTTCACGGTCATCGCCGTCGACCAACGCGGCATCGGGCTGACCGACAAACCCAAGAGCGGGTACGACACCCGTACCCTGGCGCGCGACATGGTCGCTCTGATGGACACGCTCGGCTACCAGCGGTTCGCTGTGGTTGGTCATGACACCGGAATGCCCATCGCCTACGCGCTGGCCGCGGATCACCCGGAGCGCGTCGACCGCGTGGCCGTGGCCGAGGCGTTCCTCCCAGCCGTGACCCCGTCGCCGCCCATGATCGGCTCCGCCCAGGTCAACGACCGGCTGTGGCACATCCCCTTCAACCGGCTCACCGAAGTGAACGAACAGCTCGTCCGGGGACGCGAAGGCATCTACTTCGGCTGGCAGTTCGCCACCAAGGCCGTACGCAAACTCCCCGATTACGTCGTCGACTACTACGCTCGGATCCTCGCCTCGCAGCACGACGCTCTGCGGGGCAGCTTCGGGTGGTACCGGGCGCTCGACACCACCAGTGCGCAGGACCAGCAACGCAAAACACACCCACTGACCCTGCCTGTCCTCGCGATCGGCGGTGCGGGGAGCCTCGGTGAGAATGTCGCCGGCACGATGAAACTCGTCGCACACGACGTACGAAGCAAAGTCATTCCCGGCACCGGCCACTGGGTGGCCGAGGAGGCCCCCCAGGAAGTGCTCGCGGCGCTGACCACGTTCCTGGCCCCGTACCGCGACCGAGGCCGGAACACACACCCCCAGCCGGCCGCGACGCTCGGCAAGTAG
- a CDS encoding alpha/beta hydrolase has product MAGQTASVILESEAQELADATSQHPFLYELDPTAARKVLDDLQAAPVDKLPVDEEWVSVPAAVGDVRVRIVKPQGATGTLPVVLYMHGGGWVLGNAGTHDRLVRELAVGARAAVAFVEYTPSPEAHYPVAIEQGYATAQWILREGASKGLDAERTAVAGESVGGNMTAALALMAKERGDVTFVQQSMYYPVTDAAMNTGSYDQFATGYYLSRKLMEWFWDAYTTDPNQRAEITASPNHATIEQLSGLPPALLIVDEADVLRDEGEAYAAKLRAAGVPVTTVRYDGTVHDFMMLNSLSDSKAARGAIHQATAFLRNALGTTQS; this is encoded by the coding sequence ATGGCTGGTCAAACCGCCTCCGTCATCCTTGAGTCCGAGGCACAGGAACTCGCCGACGCAACCTCGCAGCATCCGTTCCTGTACGAGCTGGATCCGACCGCAGCGCGCAAGGTACTTGACGACCTCCAGGCCGCGCCGGTCGACAAGCTGCCGGTCGATGAGGAGTGGGTTTCGGTTCCGGCAGCGGTGGGCGATGTACGGGTACGCATCGTCAAGCCGCAGGGTGCCACCGGAACGCTGCCCGTCGTGTTGTACATGCACGGCGGTGGCTGGGTGCTGGGCAATGCCGGTACCCACGACCGCCTGGTGCGCGAGTTGGCGGTCGGCGCCCGTGCGGCAGTGGCCTTCGTGGAGTACACGCCGTCACCTGAGGCGCACTATCCGGTGGCCATCGAGCAGGGCTACGCCACCGCACAGTGGATCCTCCGGGAGGGGGCTTCCAAGGGGCTGGATGCAGAGCGCACGGCAGTGGCCGGGGAATCGGTCGGCGGAAACATGACCGCCGCACTCGCCCTCATGGCCAAGGAACGCGGTGACGTCACATTCGTACAGCAGTCGATGTACTACCCGGTCACGGATGCGGCCATGAACACCGGTTCCTACGACCAATTCGCCACCGGCTACTACCTGAGCCGCAAGCTGATGGAATGGTTCTGGGACGCCTACACGACCGACCCGAACCAACGCGCGGAGATCACCGCGTCTCCCAACCACGCCACCATCGAACAGCTCTCCGGCCTGCCGCCCGCCCTGCTGATCGTCGACGAAGCCGACGTGCTGCGCGATGAGGGCGAGGCGTACGCCGCCAAACTCCGAGCAGCCGGCGTCCCGGTGACCACGGTGCGCTACGACGGCACGGTCCACGACTTCATGATGCTCAACTCGCTAAGTGACTCAAAAGCCGCTCGCGGAGCCATCCACCAGGCAACAGCATTCCTGCGCAACGCCCTTGGAACGACCCAGTCCTGA
- a CDS encoding cupin domain-containing protein produces MPNNEQAAGRDGSQPRSEAWKTALTVLQSAKPPFVPEGAEAMTVLIEFPPGDPGTPPHRHSGPAFMLEGEMLFELEGEPERVIKTGETFWEPGGDVIHYQDGNNRTDSRSRFLITMICAPGQPMLTLVDDEELAQRRHLRAPRPGT; encoded by the coding sequence ATGCCGAACAACGAACAGGCAGCAGGCAGAGACGGGAGCCAGCCGCGCTCGGAAGCATGGAAGACGGCGCTCACCGTGCTGCAGTCGGCGAAACCGCCGTTCGTTCCGGAGGGGGCAGAGGCGATGACGGTTCTCATCGAATTCCCTCCCGGCGATCCCGGAACCCCTCCGCACCGGCACTCGGGACCTGCCTTCATGCTGGAGGGGGAAATGCTCTTCGAGCTGGAAGGTGAACCGGAGCGGGTGATCAAGACCGGGGAGACTTTCTGGGAACCGGGCGGCGATGTCATCCACTACCAGGACGGAAACAACCGGACGGACTCCAGAAGCCGCTTTCTCATCACCATGATCTGCGCACCGGGTCAGCCCATGCTCACTCTGGTGGACGACGAAGAGCTGGCCCAGCGTCGGCATCTACGAGCTCCCCGCCCAGGCACCTGA
- a CDS encoding SDR family oxidoreductase: protein MKFAVIGGTGLIGSQVVKKLNAAGHEAVPHSPTTGVDVLTGQGVEEAVAGAEGVVHLTNSPTFDDSSPAFFQTSMDNLLAASHKGGVGHFVILSIVGADRVPDLAYYRAKVLQENILKAGPIPHSIVRATQFMEFIEAFMSWSTEGNAVRLPSTPLQPIAAQDVSDTVADVAADTPLNATFNVGGPEIHPLDELGRITLNARPDGRTVVTDDTAGMFAAVDGDVLTTKGDARIAPTHYTDWLT, encoded by the coding sequence ATGAAGTTCGCAGTCATCGGCGGTACCGGTCTGATCGGGTCGCAGGTCGTGAAGAAGCTGAACGCCGCCGGGCACGAGGCCGTGCCGCACTCGCCGACCACAGGTGTCGATGTGCTCACCGGCCAAGGTGTGGAGGAGGCGGTGGCCGGAGCCGAGGGCGTCGTCCATCTGACGAATTCGCCGACCTTCGACGATTCCTCTCCCGCCTTCTTCCAGACCTCGATGGACAACCTCCTGGCCGCCAGCCACAAGGGCGGGGTGGGGCACTTCGTCATCCTCTCGATCGTCGGCGCGGACCGGGTGCCCGACCTCGCCTATTACCGCGCCAAGGTCTTGCAGGAAAACATCCTCAAGGCCGGGCCGATCCCCCATTCGATCGTCCGCGCCACCCAGTTCATGGAGTTCATCGAAGCCTTCATGTCCTGGTCCACCGAGGGCAACGCCGTCCGCCTGCCCAGCACCCCACTCCAGCCGATCGCCGCCCAGGACGTCTCCGACACCGTCGCCGACGTCGCTGCCGATACGCCGCTGAACGCAACCTTCAACGTGGGCGGACCCGAGATCCATCCCCTCGACGAACTCGGCCGGATCACCCTGAACGCCCGACCTGACGGCCGCACGGTCGTGACCGACGACACCGCCGGCATGTTCGCCGCCGTCGACGGCGATGTGCTCACCACCAAGGGCGACGCACGCATCGCCCCCACTCACTACACCGACTGGCTCACCTGA
- a CDS encoding flavin reductase family protein yields MRTDFDPAALSRNEFYKLLTAVVVPRPIAWVSTISPDGASANLAPHSFFTIASVAPPVVQFSSVGRKDTLRNVEATGQFVVNLAPEGLFEQINDTGTDFPHGVSEFEAAGIAAEPSLRVKPPRVAASPVALECEVHSTLRIGDGTVVFGRVVHAAVSQDMLVDGHPEISRLKPLSRLGKDEWATVGGVREISRIRHADWRGPAGDR; encoded by the coding sequence ATGCGTACCGACTTTGATCCCGCTGCCCTGTCCCGCAACGAGTTCTACAAGCTGCTGACCGCGGTCGTCGTGCCGCGGCCCATCGCCTGGGTCTCAACGATCAGCCCTGATGGTGCTTCGGCGAACCTGGCCCCGCACTCCTTCTTCACGATCGCCAGTGTCGCGCCGCCCGTGGTGCAGTTCAGCTCCGTCGGACGCAAGGACACCCTGCGCAACGTCGAGGCGACCGGACAGTTCGTGGTGAACCTGGCGCCGGAGGGGCTCTTCGAGCAGATCAATGACACGGGGACCGACTTTCCGCATGGGGTGAGCGAGTTCGAGGCGGCCGGGATCGCTGCCGAGCCGAGTCTGCGGGTCAAGCCGCCGCGGGTGGCTGCCTCGCCGGTGGCGCTGGAGTGTGAGGTGCACAGCACGCTGCGGATCGGCGACGGCACCGTGGTGTTCGGACGCGTGGTGCATGCGGCGGTGTCTCAGGACATGCTGGTCGACGGGCACCCCGAGATCTCCCGGCTGAAGCCTCTGTCGCGGCTGGGGAAGGACGAGTGGGCCACGGTCGGCGGAGTGCGCGAGATCTCCCGTATTCGGCATGCGGACTGGCGGGGGCCGGCGGGCGACCGGTAG
- a CDS encoding endonuclease/exonuclease/phosphatase family protein encodes MTAAAVYEPSSAHAAGGGRVLRVMSFNLRYASDARPHSWAERRPVMRALLRREAPHLLGTQEGLYGQLRDVAEDLGPRYAWVGTGRGGGSKEEFAAVFYDVRRLEPVEYDHFWLSDTPSLIGSATWGNTVIRMATWVRFRDLRTESECYALNTHLDHAHQYARERSAGLITERLGGLAPTLPRIVTGDFNVAAHKNSVYDAMLGGGSLVDSWDAAEERSPQYATFHGYRPLVPDGDRVDWILTSPGVRCRRATINTYSAHGQYPSDHLPVQALLEW; translated from the coding sequence GTGACGGCGGCAGCTGTGTACGAGCCGTCGTCTGCACACGCGGCCGGCGGCGGGCGGGTGCTGCGGGTCATGAGCTTCAACCTGCGGTACGCCTCGGACGCCCGGCCGCACTCCTGGGCGGAGCGCCGCCCCGTGATGCGGGCTCTGCTGCGACGGGAGGCGCCGCACCTGCTCGGGACGCAGGAGGGGCTGTACGGGCAGCTGCGGGATGTCGCGGAGGACCTCGGGCCCCGATATGCCTGGGTGGGGACGGGACGGGGTGGCGGGAGCAAGGAAGAATTCGCGGCCGTCTTCTATGACGTGCGACGGCTTGAGCCGGTGGAGTACGACCATTTCTGGCTGTCCGACACGCCCTCTTTGATCGGGTCGGCGACCTGGGGAAATACCGTCATTCGGATGGCGACCTGGGTGCGATTCCGGGATCTGCGGACGGAGAGCGAGTGCTATGCGCTCAATACGCATCTCGATCATGCGCATCAGTACGCGCGAGAGCGGTCCGCCGGTCTGATCACCGAACGACTCGGTGGCCTGGCCCCCACGCTGCCCCGGATCGTCACGGGCGATTTCAATGTCGCCGCGCACAAGAATTCCGTGTACGACGCGATGCTCGGTGGCGGATCACTCGTCGACAGCTGGGACGCGGCCGAGGAGCGCAGTCCGCAGTACGCCACCTTTCACGGCTACCGACCGCTGGTCCCGGACGGGGACCGGGTCGACTGGATCCTCACGTCGCCGGGCGTGCGCTGCCGGCGCGCCACGATCAATACGTATTCCGCGCACGGTCAGTATCCGAGCGATCACCTGCCGGTTCAGGCGCTGCTCGAATGGTGA
- a CDS encoding DUF2277 domain-containing protein produces the protein MCRSIKTLRPPATPEVTDEDIRAAALQYVRKVSGFRAPAAHNREVFDEAVDAVTAATRELLDGLQIRGSATARRGPHADTL, from the coding sequence ATGTGCCGAAGCATCAAGACGCTCCGTCCGCCCGCCACCCCCGAGGTCACCGACGAGGACATCCGGGCCGCGGCCTTGCAGTACGTCCGCAAGGTCTCCGGCTTCCGCGCCCCCGCCGCCCACAACCGCGAGGTGTTCGACGAGGCCGTGGACGCCGTGACGGCCGCGACCCGCGAGCTCCTCGACGGCCTCCAGATCCGCGGCTCCGCCACCGCCCGCCGCGGTCCGCATGCGGACACCCTTTAG
- a CDS encoding alpha-ketoglutarate-dependent dioxygenase AlkB family protein: MSTPLPGFESVEDTEGGRGRGTPEPTRGPQGPRQPAADPSGAAGALRREVAPGAVHVPGWLPLAQQRELVAACRDWARGPAPIRHTKLPRGGVMSVQTVCIGWHWQPYAYTRTADDVNGARVAAFPDWMVELGRRALAEAYQDATAGDGYTPDTALINFYDGQAKLGMHQDKEERSPAPVVSLSIGDTCVFRFGNTETRTKPYTDTELASGDLFVFGGPSRFAYHGVTKVRPGTGDPACGLTSGRLNITMRVTGLDG; this comes from the coding sequence ATGAGCACCCCACTTCCCGGCTTCGAAAGCGTCGAGGACACCGAGGGCGGCAGAGGCCGCGGAACCCCCGAGCCAACCCGTGGCCCCCAGGGACCCCGTCAACCTGCCGCCGACCCGAGCGGCGCCGCCGGCGCACTCCGCCGGGAAGTCGCGCCCGGCGCCGTCCACGTCCCCGGCTGGCTGCCCCTGGCCCAGCAGCGCGAGCTCGTCGCCGCCTGCCGCGACTGGGCACGCGGGCCGGCTCCGATCCGTCACACCAAGCTCCCGCGCGGCGGCGTGATGTCCGTCCAGACCGTGTGCATCGGCTGGCACTGGCAGCCGTACGCGTACACCCGCACCGCCGACGATGTGAACGGCGCGCGGGTGGCCGCGTTCCCCGACTGGATGGTCGAGTTGGGCCGTCGCGCCCTGGCCGAGGCCTACCAGGACGCCACCGCCGGCGACGGCTACACCCCGGACACCGCGCTGATCAACTTCTATGACGGCCAGGCGAAACTCGGCATGCACCAGGACAAGGAAGAACGCTCCCCCGCCCCGGTCGTCTCGCTCAGCATCGGCGACACCTGCGTCTTCCGGTTCGGCAACACCGAAACACGTACCAAGCCGTACACCGACACGGAACTGGCCTCCGGCGATCTCTTCGTCTTCGGCGGCCCGTCCCGCTTCGCCTACCACGGGGTGACCAAGGTCCGGCCGGGCACCGGCGACCCGGCGTGCGGCCTGACCAGCGGGCGCCTCAACATCACGATGCGCGTGACCGGACTCGACGGATAG
- a CDS encoding TetR/AcrR family transcriptional regulator yields the protein MASNTQRRDITRDRIVKAAAGLLREQGPAAVTTRRVAHEAGLQPPALYRFFQDKDDLLDAAADHVFAEHVASKQTAAPSDDPVEDLRAGWHTQISFGLANPYVYGLLLDPARAREAPAQATGVQVLAERVHRIAAAGRLRVSEERAVNLIRAAGVGTVHTLLTLPPEHDDPHLADAAFDAIARAILTDEPTVSGQDQAAVIAAFRTLVPELPSLSKAEAALLDQWLQR from the coding sequence ATGGCATCGAACACGCAGCGGCGAGACATCACCCGGGACCGCATCGTGAAGGCCGCGGCCGGCCTGCTGCGCGAGCAAGGGCCGGCCGCGGTGACCACGCGCCGCGTGGCCCACGAGGCCGGTCTGCAGCCTCCTGCTCTTTACCGCTTCTTCCAGGACAAGGACGACCTACTGGATGCCGCCGCGGACCATGTCTTCGCCGAACATGTGGCGAGCAAGCAGACCGCCGCGCCCTCGGACGACCCCGTGGAAGACCTCCGCGCCGGATGGCACACACAGATCAGCTTCGGTCTGGCCAACCCGTACGTCTACGGCCTGTTGCTCGACCCGGCCCGCGCACGCGAGGCCCCCGCACAAGCCACGGGGGTGCAGGTCCTGGCCGAGCGGGTGCACAGAATCGCCGCCGCCGGGCGGCTGCGGGTGAGCGAGGAACGCGCCGTCAACCTCATCCGCGCGGCGGGGGTCGGAACCGTCCACACCCTCCTGACCCTGCCACCAGAGCATGACGACCCGCACCTGGCCGACGCCGCGTTCGACGCGATCGCGCGCGCCATCCTCACAGATGAGCCCACTGTCTCCGGCCAGGATCAGGCAGCCGTCATTGCCGCCTTCCGCACCCTCGTTCCCGAACTGCCCAGTCTCAGCAAAGCCGAGGCCGCGCTTCTCGACCAGTGGCTGCAACGCTGA
- a CDS encoding NmrA family NAD(P)-binding protein, with product MLIVTGATGRLGELIVNRLLERVPAERIGVSVRDVGKGADLAERGVRVRAGDFTEPGTLKHAFEGAERVLVISAAIRGGGAFTANSAAIDAAREAGAQRILYTSHQAASPTSLFPPQKVHAATEEHLMRQGVPYTALRNGFYASTLGSYIGAALRTGTLAVPQDGPVSWTAHEDLAEAAALALTEEGALEGITPPLTAPHALDFADVAEILSRITGRTITRVVMDDDEWTSAAVAGGMPRQAAEFSLTMFAASRNGEFNVTDPTWEAAVGHPAKTVHEVVEAVVRSR from the coding sequence ATGCTGATCGTCACGGGAGCCACCGGACGTCTCGGGGAGCTGATCGTCAACCGCCTGCTGGAGCGGGTGCCGGCCGAAAGGATCGGCGTCAGCGTGCGCGACGTGGGCAAGGGCGCCGACCTCGCCGAGCGCGGCGTCCGAGTCCGGGCGGGAGACTTCACCGAACCTGGCACTCTGAAGCACGCGTTCGAAGGCGCCGAGCGCGTCCTGGTCATCTCCGCGGCCATACGAGGCGGCGGCGCGTTCACCGCCAACAGCGCCGCCATCGACGCGGCGCGGGAAGCGGGTGCCCAACGCATCCTGTACACCAGCCACCAGGCTGCCTCTCCCACGTCGCTCTTCCCGCCGCAGAAGGTCCACGCGGCCACTGAGGAGCACCTCATGCGGCAAGGAGTCCCCTACACCGCCCTTCGCAACGGGTTCTATGCCTCCACCTTGGGCTCCTACATCGGCGCAGCGCTCAGGACCGGCACGCTCGCCGTGCCGCAGGACGGCCCGGTGTCCTGGACGGCCCACGAGGACCTGGCGGAAGCCGCTGCTCTCGCGCTGACCGAAGAGGGAGCACTCGAAGGGATCACGCCGCCGCTGACAGCCCCTCACGCACTGGACTTCGCCGACGTCGCCGAAATCCTCAGCCGCATCACCGGCCGGACCATCACCCGAGTCGTCATGGACGACGACGAGTGGACTTCCGCAGCAGTCGCCGGCGGGATGCCGCGGCAAGCCGCGGAGTTCTCCTTGACGATGTTCGCCGCCTCGCGCAATGGCGAGTTCAACGTCACCGACCCCACATGGGAAGCCGCCGTCGGCCACCCTGCGAAGACCGTCCACGAGGTAGTGGAGGCCGTCGTACGCTCCCGGTGA
- a CDS encoding VOC family protein gives MAGKPRSSLATVVLDCPDAHALADFYRRLLGWEVTADEPDWVLVRHPDGGTGLSFQSEPGYQPPVWPEQPGEQQKVLHLDLRVDDLDEAEAYAVAAGATRAECQPQDDVRILLDPAGHPLCLFLH, from the coding sequence GTGGCCGGGAAACCTCGGTCTTCGCTTGCGACGGTGGTCCTGGACTGCCCGGATGCGCATGCGCTCGCGGACTTCTACCGGCGGCTGCTCGGCTGGGAGGTCACCGCTGACGAGCCGGACTGGGTACTCGTCCGGCACCCGGACGGAGGTACCGGGCTCTCGTTCCAGTCCGAGCCCGGATATCAGCCCCCGGTGTGGCCGGAACAGCCCGGGGAACAGCAGAAGGTGCTGCATCTCGACCTCCGGGTCGATGACCTTGACGAGGCCGAGGCGTATGCGGTCGCAGCGGGGGCGACACGCGCCGAGTGCCAGCCCCAGGACGACGTCCGGATCTTGCTGGACCCGGCGGGACACCCGCTGTGCCTCTTTCTCCATTGA
- a CDS encoding DUF6296 family protein, producing the protein MDYPESYELVFQAPAVEDDVVIVRRTDRAGAGGYPVYEDESGIVRAEISDRGEVRMLASGGHQILKTPMLARPLTP; encoded by the coding sequence ATGGATTACCCGGAAAGCTATGAGCTGGTATTTCAAGCGCCCGCTGTGGAGGACGACGTGGTGATCGTCCGACGTACCGACCGGGCGGGAGCCGGCGGGTATCCGGTCTACGAGGATGAATCGGGGATCGTACGCGCAGAGATCAGTGACCGCGGCGAGGTGCGCATGCTGGCCAGCGGCGGACACCAAATACTCAAGACGCCCATGCTGGCGCGGCCACTCACTCCGTGA
- a CDS encoding aspartate/glutamate racemase family protein, which produces MKTIGLLGGMSWESTAEYYRLLNELTRERLGGLHSSRCVLYSMDFAEIERLQADGHWEQAAEALAEAARALEAAGADILLICTNTMHKVAGPVAAAVTVPLLHLADTTADAVRDGGLRRIGLLGTAFTMEQDFYRGRLESHGLEVLVPDDAGRSIVHRTIYEELCQGIVREESRQSFMTVIRDLVAAGAEGIVLGCTEIELLIKAEHSSVPVFPTTRLHAEAAVTRALAGTP; this is translated from the coding sequence ATGAAGACGATCGGGCTGCTTGGAGGCATGAGCTGGGAGTCGACGGCGGAGTACTACCGGCTGCTCAACGAATTGACGCGTGAGCGTCTGGGCGGCCTGCACTCCTCGCGCTGCGTGCTCTACTCCATGGACTTCGCGGAGATCGAACGGCTCCAGGCCGACGGGCACTGGGAGCAGGCCGCCGAGGCGCTCGCCGAAGCCGCCAGAGCACTGGAGGCAGCCGGCGCCGACATACTGCTGATCTGCACCAACACCATGCACAAGGTCGCCGGCCCGGTGGCCGCTGCCGTCACCGTCCCGCTGCTGCATCTGGCCGACACCACGGCGGATGCCGTCCGTGACGGCGGTCTGCGCCGCATCGGGCTGCTGGGCACCGCCTTCACGATGGAGCAGGACTTCTATCGCGGCCGGCTGGAGAGCCATGGGCTGGAGGTGCTGGTCCCGGACGACGCCGGACGAAGCATCGTCCATCGCACGATCTACGAGGAGCTGTGCCAGGGCATCGTCCGTGAGGAGTCCCGGCAGTCATTCATGACCGTCATCAGGGACCTCGTCGCCGCCGGGGCCGAGGGCATCGTGCTGGGCTGCACCGAGATCGAGCTGCTCATCAAGGCGGAGCACAGCTCGGTACCGGTATTTCCCACCACCCGGCTGCATGCCGAAGCCGCCGTCACCCGCGCGCTCGCCGGCACCCCGTGA